In the Deinococcus ficus genome, one interval contains:
- a CDS encoding 2Fe-2S iron-sulfur cluster-binding protein → MTQVDGGQLVSVRVEGFGVVQAQAGERLVLALERAGVDILHRCGGQAKCTTCRVSFQEGEPDLMTAAEHDKLKEKELLGVARLSCQIECAEGMAVTVLQTVSSTGLEAGKAPAEEIQPEPVWSTRPGASTEG, encoded by the coding sequence ATGACTCAAGTGGATGGTGGGCAGCTGGTGTCGGTGCGGGTGGAGGGTTTCGGCGTGGTGCAGGCGCAGGCGGGCGAGCGGCTGGTGCTGGCGCTGGAGCGGGCGGGGGTGGACATCCTGCACCGCTGCGGGGGGCAGGCGAAGTGCACGACGTGCCGCGTGTCGTTCCAGGAGGGTGAGCCGGACCTGATGACGGCCGCCGAGCATGACAAGCTGAAGGAGAAGGAGCTGCTGGGCGTGGCGCGGCTGTCCTGTCAGATCGAGTGCGCGGAGGGGATGGCGGTCACGGTGTTGCAGACGGTGTCGTCCACGGGCCTGGAGGCCGGAAAGGCGCCCGCGGAGGAGATTCAGCCGGAGCCGGTGTGGTCCACGCGGCCGGGGGCGAGCACCGAAGGCTGA
- a CDS encoding MBL fold metallo-hydrolase has product MIHHVQIGTADLYALQIWPVQQLPAADVLRTHDEAALAAHHARHPALSHRGGTLLNFTLHAFLIRHAGRTLLVDTGEPVTRNGAVLDWGLAALGVTPDDIDLVFLTHRDDDHVGGVLTPGGQPRFPRARYLMARHEAEGFRADPGRADQWRTTLGPLQDAGRLDLLDDGAEISPGLTTLPTPGHRPGATSLYLQDGGHSALLLADTLHVPLQVTHPDWSSVWDADPDQAAHTRTDVLTRAETQGGLLAVPHIPGAFGTVHRDSASGPLQWAPAGAVLTPAEPQPSVLAPGRVDHTGSG; this is encoded by the coding sequence GTGATTCATCACGTCCAGATCGGAACCGCCGACCTCTACGCCCTCCAGATCTGGCCGGTGCAGCAGCTGCCCGCCGCGGACGTCCTGCGCACCCACGACGAGGCGGCCCTCGCCGCCCACCACGCCCGCCACCCGGCCCTCTCGCACCGCGGCGGCACGCTGCTGAACTTCACCCTGCACGCCTTCCTGATCCGTCACGCCGGCCGGACCCTCCTGGTGGACACCGGCGAACCCGTCACCAGGAACGGAGCGGTGCTTGACTGGGGCCTCGCCGCCCTCGGCGTGACCCCGGACGACATCGACCTCGTGTTCCTCACCCACCGCGACGACGACCACGTGGGCGGCGTGCTCACCCCCGGCGGGCAGCCGCGCTTCCCGCGCGCGCGGTACCTGATGGCCCGGCACGAGGCCGAGGGCTTCCGGGCCGACCCGGGCCGCGCCGACCAGTGGCGCACCACCCTGGGCCCCCTGCAGGACGCCGGGCGCCTGGACCTGCTGGACGACGGCGCCGAGATCAGCCCCGGCCTCACCACCCTCCCCACGCCCGGCCACCGCCCCGGCGCCACCAGCCTGTACCTCCAGGACGGTGGGCACTCCGCGCTGCTCCTGGCCGACACCCTGCACGTCCCCCTCCAGGTCACCCACCCCGACTGGTCCAGCGTGTGGGACGCCGACCCGGACCAGGCCGCCCACACCCGCACCGACGTGCTGACCCGGGCCGAAACGCAGGGGGGCCTGCTCGCCGTGCCGCACATCCCGGGCGCCTTCGGGACCGTGCACAGGGACAGCGCCAGCGGGCCCCTCCAGTGGGCACCGGCCGGCGCCGTCCTCACCCCCGCTGAGCCTCAGCCTTCGGTGCTCGCCCCCGGCCGCGTGGACCACACCGGCTCCGGCTGA
- a CDS encoding VWA domain-containing protein produces MTPDPERQRRWRLVLGGGDADGLTDEAGGPEIALNIEDRRMDAALSGLYDTPDGPRRGGLGGSAPKVARWLADVREFFPASVVRVMQQDAIERLNLTQLLFEPEMLDSVEPDVNLVGTLLSLKGVMPARAKDAARAVVRRVVDDLTRRLEEPTRAAVTGSLNRAQRNFRPRPSEIDWNGTIRRNLRHYLPERHTVIPEKLVGYGRKRRALRDIVLCLDQSGSMASSVVYAGVFGAVLASLPAVNTRVIAFDTEVADLSEHLDDPVDVLYGIQLGGGTDINRALAYAQGTITNPEQTILVLISDLYEGGNEREMLARARALKDAGVNVIALLALSDDGAPSYDHGVARTFTTMGIPAFACTPDHFPGLMAAAIRGDDIATWAGEQGIVTKGGAAG; encoded by the coding sequence ATGACGCCCGACCCGGAACGCCAGCGGCGCTGGCGGCTGGTGCTGGGCGGCGGGGACGCCGACGGCCTGACCGACGAGGCCGGCGGCCCCGAGATCGCCCTGAACATCGAGGACAGGCGCATGGACGCCGCCCTGAGCGGCCTGTACGACACGCCCGACGGCCCGCGCCGCGGCGGGCTGGGCGGCAGCGCCCCGAAAGTCGCCCGCTGGCTCGCCGACGTCCGCGAGTTCTTCCCGGCCAGCGTGGTGCGCGTGATGCAGCAGGACGCCATCGAGCGGCTGAACCTCACGCAGCTGCTGTTCGAACCCGAGATGCTCGACTCCGTCGAACCGGACGTGAACCTGGTCGGCACCCTGCTGTCCCTGAAGGGCGTGATGCCCGCCCGGGCCAAGGACGCCGCGCGCGCCGTGGTGCGCCGCGTCGTGGACGACCTGACCCGCCGCCTGGAGGAACCCACCCGCGCCGCCGTGACCGGCAGCCTGAACCGCGCCCAGCGCAACTTCCGGCCCCGGCCCAGCGAGATCGACTGGAACGGCACCATCCGCCGCAACCTGCGCCACTACCTCCCGGAGCGCCACACCGTCATCCCCGAGAAACTCGTGGGGTACGGGCGCAAACGCCGCGCCCTGCGGGACATCGTGCTGTGCCTGGACCAGTCGGGCAGCATGGCCTCCAGCGTCGTGTACGCCGGCGTGTTCGGCGCGGTGCTGGCCAGCCTGCCTGCCGTGAACACCCGCGTGATCGCCTTCGACACCGAGGTCGCCGACCTCAGCGAACACCTGGACGACCCGGTGGACGTCCTGTACGGCATTCAGCTGGGCGGCGGCACCGACATCAACCGCGCCCTGGCCTACGCGCAGGGCACCATCACGAACCCCGAACAGACCATCCTGGTGCTGATCTCCGACCTGTACGAGGGCGGCAACGAACGCGAGATGCTGGCCCGCGCCCGCGCCCTCAAAGACGCCGGCGTGAACGTCATCGCCCTGCTGGCCCTCTCGGACGACGGCGCGCCCAGCTACGACCACGGGGTCGCCCGGACCTTCACCACGATGGGCATCCCCGCCTTCGCCTGCACGCCCGACCACTTCCCCGGCCTGATGGCCGCCGCCATCCGCGGGGACGACATCGCCACCTGGGCCGGCGAGCAGGGCATCGTCACGAAAGGCGGCGCGGCCGGCTAG
- a CDS encoding DUF5682 family protein, with translation MTVSIFPIRHHGPGSARSLDHALRALQPDMLLVEGPADGDAVLPFLTREDLEPPVALLAYATGDPARASFWPFAAFSPEYVAFRWAAQAGVPARFMDLPASATVGATAEDRLDAEAEGLLVGTDTPEPDTELRTDPLRLLAAAAGYADFEPWWETLVEARGHDLDVFGAVLEAMHAVRADAGPARGHEAQREAFMRQTIRAAQKEGFGRIAVVCGAWHAPALDVTQVRAREDAALLRGLPKTKVTLTWVPWTHGRLSASSGYSAGVRSPGYYHHLFTTPEHVTERWFARAARLLRGERLDASSASVIEATRLANTLAALRGRAVPGLDELNEATLSVFGWDSDLPLRLVEAKLIVGEALGRVPEDTPTVPLAQDLARLQKTLRLKVQAEPHDLTLDLRQDTDLARSALFHRLNLLNVPWAQERHAGGRGTFKEAWALAWKPEFSVRLVEASRAGQTVEQAATTLAVERAHGSARLSDLTALLEAVRYADLRAAVPPALDALNARAALNADVTDLLGALPPLARLARYGDVRGRDGDRDLNAEATFRTLLTRASVGVPTAAVGLAGDAAQDLRSAVQDGDASVRLLDDPAALSEWQAALRRLADREDAHPLLVGDAVRRLRDAGQLDPAEVERRLSVALGAAAPLAVTEWLDGFLGHSGTLLIHDAALLALLDGWLTGLDAAVFQEVLPLLRRVFSRFEKAERRAIGGQLRGGNGRAPLAAAALHEERALRVVPLTLKILGVNA, from the coding sequence GTGACCGTCTCCATCTTCCCCATCCGGCACCATGGCCCCGGCAGCGCCCGCAGCCTGGACCACGCCCTGCGCGCCCTCCAGCCCGACATGCTGCTGGTGGAAGGCCCCGCCGACGGCGACGCGGTGCTGCCCTTCCTGACCCGCGAGGACCTGGAGCCCCCGGTGGCCCTGCTCGCCTACGCCACCGGCGACCCCGCCCGCGCGTCCTTCTGGCCGTTCGCGGCCTTCAGCCCGGAATACGTGGCGTTCCGCTGGGCGGCCCAGGCGGGCGTGCCGGCCCGCTTCATGGACCTCCCCGCCAGCGCCACCGTGGGCGCCACCGCCGAAGACCGCCTGGACGCCGAAGCGGAGGGGCTGCTGGTGGGCACTGACACCCCCGAACCCGACACGGAGCTGCGCACCGACCCGCTCAGGCTGCTGGCCGCCGCCGCCGGGTACGCCGACTTCGAACCGTGGTGGGAGACGCTGGTCGAAGCCCGCGGCCATGACCTGGACGTGTTCGGCGCGGTCCTGGAGGCCATGCACGCCGTGCGCGCGGACGCCGGGCCCGCCAGGGGCCACGAGGCGCAGCGCGAGGCCTTCATGCGCCAGACCATCCGCGCCGCGCAGAAAGAAGGCTTCGGGCGCATCGCCGTGGTGTGCGGCGCGTGGCACGCCCCCGCCCTGGACGTCACGCAGGTCCGGGCCCGGGAGGACGCCGCCCTGCTGCGCGGCCTGCCGAAAACGAAGGTCACGCTCACCTGGGTGCCGTGGACGCACGGCCGCCTGAGCGCCAGCAGCGGGTACAGCGCGGGCGTCCGGTCCCCCGGGTACTACCACCACCTGTTCACCACCCCCGAGCACGTCACCGAACGGTGGTTCGCGCGCGCCGCCCGGCTGCTGCGCGGCGAACGCCTGGACGCCAGCAGCGCCAGCGTGATCGAGGCGACCCGCCTGGCGAACACCCTGGCCGCCCTGCGTGGCCGCGCCGTGCCCGGCCTGGACGAACTGAACGAGGCGACCCTGAGCGTGTTCGGCTGGGACAGCGACCTGCCGCTGCGCCTGGTGGAGGCGAAACTGATCGTGGGCGAGGCGCTGGGCCGCGTGCCGGAAGACACCCCCACCGTGCCGCTCGCGCAGGACCTCGCCCGGCTGCAGAAGACCCTGCGGCTGAAGGTGCAGGCCGAGCCGCACGACCTCACCCTGGACCTGCGGCAGGACACCGACCTGGCCCGCTCCGCGCTGTTTCACCGCCTGAACCTGCTGAACGTGCCCTGGGCGCAGGAACGGCACGCGGGCGGGCGCGGCACCTTCAAGGAAGCCTGGGCGCTGGCCTGGAAACCGGAGTTCAGCGTACGGCTCGTGGAAGCCAGCCGCGCCGGGCAGACCGTGGAACAGGCCGCCACCACCCTCGCCGTGGAACGCGCGCACGGCAGCGCCCGCCTGAGCGACCTGACGGCCCTGCTCGAAGCGGTCCGGTACGCGGACCTGCGGGCCGCCGTGCCACCCGCCCTGGACGCCCTGAACGCCCGCGCCGCCCTGAACGCCGACGTGACCGACCTGCTGGGTGCCCTGCCGCCCCTGGCCCGCCTCGCGCGGTACGGCGACGTCCGTGGCCGGGACGGCGACCGCGATCTGAACGCCGAGGCGACCTTCCGCACGCTGCTCACCCGGGCCAGCGTGGGCGTCCCCACCGCCGCCGTGGGTCTGGCCGGGGACGCCGCGCAGGACCTGAGGAGCGCCGTGCAGGACGGCGACGCCAGCGTGCGCCTGCTGGACGACCCGGCCGCCCTGAGCGAGTGGCAGGCCGCCCTGCGCCGCCTCGCGGACCGCGAGGACGCCCACCCCCTGCTGGTCGGGGACGCCGTGCGCCGCCTGCGCGACGCCGGGCAGCTGGACCCTGCCGAGGTGGAACGCCGCCTGAGCGTCGCGCTGGGCGCCGCCGCGCCGCTCGCCGTGACCGAGTGGCTGGACGGCTTCCTGGGCCACAGCGGCACCCTGCTGATTCACGACGCGGCCCTGCTGGCGCTGCTGGACGGCTGGCTCACCGGCCTGGACGCCGCGGTGTTCCAGGAGGTGCTGCCGCTGCTGCGGCGCGTGTTCTCCCGCTTCGAGAAGGCCGAACGCCGCGCCATCGGCGGGCAGCTCCGCGGCGGCAATGGCCGGGCCCCTCTGGCCGCGGCCGCCCTGCACGAGGAGCGCGCCCTGCGGGTCGTGCCGCTGACCCTGAAAATCCTGGGGGTGAACGCATGA
- a CDS encoding acyl-CoA carboxylase subunit beta, whose product MEDNHDQLATLRQMRQRAVQGGGPARIQAQHARGKMTARERLALLLDEDSFQELGALATHQQTDFGMDHQRYPGDGVVTGFGKVNGRRVAVFAQDFTVLGGSFSEVQAQKISRIQDLALASGIPIIGLNDSGGARVQEGVRSLAAYGELFVRNVMASGVIPQISLILGPCAGGAVYSPALTDFVIMAEGTSNMFLTGPDIVQAVTGEQVTAETLGGAWVHNSRSGVAHFVTPDEQDALALTKVLLGYLPQNNHDDAPHLTPHDSPDRMDERLNSVIPADDREAYDMRTVLGMIFDPGSLLEVHEHYAKNAVTAFARLDGYPVGVVANQPTVLAGALDIDSSDKISRFIRICDMYNLPLITFVDCPGYLPGTDQEHLGVIRHGAKIIYSYCQATVPKISVVTRKAIGGSYVAMSSKQMRNDVAFAWPTAQIAVMGAEGAARLLNRAAIAQADDPAGVEAQFIREYREKFFNPYRAADLGQIDEVIEPRETRPRLIRALEVLRTKVQAQGVMPKKHGLFPV is encoded by the coding sequence ATGGAAGACAACCACGACCAGCTCGCCACCCTGCGGCAGATGCGCCAGCGCGCCGTGCAGGGCGGCGGGCCGGCCCGCATTCAGGCCCAGCACGCCCGCGGCAAGATGACCGCCCGCGAGCGACTGGCGCTGCTGCTCGACGAGGACTCCTTCCAGGAACTCGGCGCGCTCGCCACGCACCAGCAGACCGACTTCGGCATGGACCACCAGCGCTACCCCGGCGACGGCGTTGTCACGGGCTTCGGCAAGGTCAACGGCCGCCGCGTGGCGGTGTTCGCGCAGGATTTCACGGTGCTGGGCGGGTCCTTCAGCGAGGTGCAGGCGCAGAAGATCAGCCGCATCCAGGACCTCGCGCTGGCCAGCGGCATCCCGATCATCGGCCTGAACGACTCGGGCGGCGCGCGCGTGCAGGAGGGCGTGCGCAGCCTCGCGGCGTACGGGGAGCTGTTCGTGCGGAACGTGATGGCCTCCGGCGTGATCCCGCAGATTTCCCTGATCCTGGGGCCCTGCGCGGGCGGGGCGGTGTACTCCCCGGCCCTGACGGACTTCGTGATCATGGCCGAGGGCACCAGCAACATGTTCCTGACCGGGCCGGACATCGTGCAGGCCGTCACCGGCGAGCAGGTGACGGCCGAGACGCTGGGCGGCGCGTGGGTGCACAACTCGCGCAGCGGCGTGGCGCACTTCGTGACCCCCGACGAACAGGACGCGCTGGCGCTCACCAAGGTGCTGCTGGGCTACCTGCCGCAGAACAACCACGACGACGCCCCCCACCTCACGCCGCACGACTCGCCCGACCGCATGGACGAACGCCTGAACAGCGTGATTCCCGCCGACGACCGCGAGGCGTACGACATGCGGACCGTGCTCGGCATGATCTTCGACCCGGGCAGCCTGCTGGAAGTGCACGAGCACTACGCGAAAAACGCCGTGACCGCCTTCGCGCGCCTGGATGGCTACCCGGTGGGCGTCGTCGCCAACCAGCCGACCGTCCTGGCCGGCGCGCTGGACATCGACAGCAGCGACAAGATCAGCCGCTTCATCCGCATCTGCGACATGTACAACCTGCCGCTGATCACCTTCGTGGACTGCCCCGGGTACCTGCCCGGCACCGACCAGGAGCATCTGGGCGTGATCCGGCACGGCGCGAAGATCATCTACTCGTACTGCCAGGCGACCGTGCCCAAGATCAGCGTGGTGACCCGCAAGGCCATCGGCGGCAGTTACGTCGCCATGAGCAGCAAGCAGATGCGCAACGACGTGGCCTTTGCGTGGCCCACCGCGCAGATCGCCGTGATGGGCGCCGAGGGCGCCGCCCGGCTGCTCAACCGCGCCGCCATCGCGCAGGCCGACGACCCCGCCGGGGTCGAGGCGCAGTTCATCCGGGAGTACCGGGAGAAGTTCTTCAACCCGTACCGCGCCGCCGACCTGGGCCAGATCGACGAGGTGATCGAACCCCGCGAGACCCGGCCCCGGCTCATTCGCGCGCTGGAGGTCCTGCGGACCAAGGTGCAGGCCCAGGGCGTGATGCCCAAGAAGCACGGGCTCTTCCCGGTGTGA
- a CDS encoding OadG family protein: MTTDLQFGLQLTVVGMGTVFLLLAVLMIVLTLIGRLDRPAGGETVPPPLPDHAPESPPAPAKPPVLQVLSGGQDLDADTLAAIAVAVITHRDVRRQQAAPVMRTHQPGSLQHASRWVTLGRALQNQTPPKR; this comes from the coding sequence ATGACCACAGACCTCCAGTTCGGGCTTCAGCTCACCGTGGTCGGCATGGGCACCGTGTTCCTGCTGCTGGCCGTCCTGATGATTGTGCTCACCCTGATCGGGCGGCTGGACCGGCCGGCCGGCGGGGAAACCGTCCCCCCTCCCCTGCCGGACCACGCACCCGAGAGTCCGCCCGCCCCGGCCAAGCCCCCGGTCCTCCAGGTCCTGAGCGGCGGGCAGGACCTGGACGCGGACACGCTCGCGGCGATCGCGGTGGCCGTGATCACGCACCGCGACGTGCGGCGCCAGCAGGCCGCGCCGGTCATGCGCACCCACCAGCCCGGCAGCCTCCAGCACGCCAGCCGCTGGGTGACGCTGGGCCGCGCCCTGCAGAACCAGACGCCCCCCAAGAGGTAA
- a CDS encoding biotin/lipoyl-containing protein: protein MRRYTIEINGQPHVIDVTELTADTFQVTVGGQQVQVRLADHDDLAGAVIAPHIEPPLAPGRAAPGLSPVTVPASPPPAPAAPRGAGPRMTAPMPGVILAVTTRVGADVKRGEELLVLEAMKMKNSLQAPRDGRVAEICVAEKQQVKYGDPLIRFEEG, encoded by the coding sequence ATGCGACGCTACACCATCGAGATCAACGGGCAACCCCACGTCATCGACGTGACCGAACTCACCGCCGACACCTTCCAGGTCACGGTCGGCGGGCAGCAGGTGCAGGTGCGCCTCGCGGACCACGACGACCTGGCGGGCGCCGTGATCGCCCCGCACATCGAGCCCCCGCTGGCCCCTGGGCGGGCCGCCCCAGGGCTCTCCCCGGTGACCGTGCCCGCCAGCCCGCCCCCCGCGCCCGCCGCGCCGCGCGGCGCCGGCCCCCGGATGACGGCGCCCATGCCCGGCGTGATCCTGGCCGTGACCACCCGGGTGGGCGCCGACGTGAAACGCGGGGAGGAACTGCTGGTGCTGGAGGCCATGAAGATGAAGAACAGCCTCCAGGCGCCCCGGGACGGCCGCGTCGCAGAGATCTGCGTGGCGGAGAAGCAACAGGTGAAGTACGGCGACCCGCTGATCCGCTTCGAGGAGGGCTGA
- a CDS encoding sodium ion-translocating decarboxylase subunit beta, with protein MSPDTLHSLLQGLNAVTWQSLTMIAVGCALIWLAVKKEYEPLLLLPIGAGAVLANLPLSPLVGEDGMLRLLYDVGVGNELFPLLIFIGIGALTDFGPLLENPKMVLLGAAGQFGIFLTLILALLLGFTHNEAASIGIIGAIDGPTSIYVSGMLAPHMLGPITVAAYSYMALVPIIMPPIMRLLTTKKERQIRMPYSQRTISPRTRVLFPIVVTLLVGTLVPFATPLIGMLMLGNLMRESRVVERLTSASSNEVANAVTLFLGLAIGSTMVGEQFLKLSTLAILGLGIVAFGLDTAAGLLFGKLMNVLSGGKFNPLIGAAGISAFPMAARVVQKVASEDDFENFVLMHAMGANAAGQVASVVAGGVLLALMGAGG; from the coding sequence ATGTCCCCCGACACGCTGCACAGCCTGTTGCAGGGCCTGAACGCCGTGACCTGGCAGTCGCTGACCATGATCGCCGTGGGCTGCGCGCTGATCTGGCTGGCGGTGAAAAAGGAGTACGAGCCGCTGCTGCTGCTGCCCATCGGGGCAGGCGCGGTCCTGGCGAACCTGCCGCTGTCGCCGCTGGTGGGCGAGGACGGCATGCTGCGCCTCCTGTACGACGTCGGCGTGGGGAACGAGCTGTTCCCGCTGCTAATCTTCATCGGGATCGGCGCGCTCACCGATTTCGGGCCGCTGCTGGAAAACCCGAAGATGGTGCTGCTCGGCGCCGCCGGGCAGTTCGGGATCTTCCTGACGCTGATCCTGGCGCTGCTGCTGGGCTTCACGCACAACGAGGCCGCCTCCATCGGGATCATCGGCGCCATCGACGGGCCCACCAGCATCTACGTGAGCGGCATGCTCGCGCCACACATGCTGGGGCCGATCACGGTCGCGGCGTACAGCTACATGGCGCTGGTGCCGATCATCATGCCCCCCATCATGCGGCTGCTGACCACGAAGAAGGAACGGCAGATCCGCATGCCGTACTCGCAGCGGACCATCAGCCCGCGCACCCGCGTCCTCTTTCCCATCGTGGTGACGCTGCTGGTCGGCACGCTCGTGCCGTTCGCCACGCCCCTGATCGGCATGCTGATGCTGGGCAACCTGATGCGCGAGTCCCGGGTGGTGGAGCGGCTCACGAGTGCGAGCAGCAACGAGGTCGCCAACGCCGTGACCCTCTTCCTGGGCCTGGCGATCGGCAGCACCATGGTCGGCGAGCAGTTCCTGAAGCTCAGCACCCTGGCGATCCTGGGCCTGGGCATCGTGGCGTTCGGGCTGGACACCGCCGCCGGGCTGCTGTTCGGGAAGCTCATGAACGTCCTGTCGGGCGGGAAGTTCAACCCGCTGATCGGCGCGGCCGGCATCAGCGCCTTCCCGATGGCGGCGCGGGTGGTGCAGAAGGTCGCCAGCGAGGACGACTTCGAGAACTTCGTCCTGATGCACGCCATGGGCGCCAACGCCGCCGGGCAGGTGGCATCGGTGGTGGCGGGCGGGGTGCTGCTGGCCCTGATGGGCGCCGGCGGGTAG
- a CDS encoding ATP-binding protein: MVPAPPLTARPPPGPAPAEAVMAEAHPVPEPDSPAWQTAELEARTRALEGFADLTRDLSFQTDPYALIRRAQELAQSLLPQGFAVYYEPEGGLWRLKSQVGDLGSPSLQALLDAGLPFEDTQNLLIPWQSGQPLYQQAYDMTLDRLTGETVGQLQSTATIPMLVGGEPRGVFAFGLNSPLPWSRADRAVLESITRSLGSAIERVERTRTLEVERAALDAFVQFTETAADLTDVHALAQQAIDVLQRTLGPVSAAYYDLEGGLWKARVLSPEIPVPVADTLRAGIPMDAPSYAEALRTRQLVLVPAWEPEREGVEHSGMYGAGAMYPYVVDGEPRGMLGLGTQVARDWTPREQAIIRAVGRSLGLALERSEAAHRLERQNAELEARTRALEGFADLTRDLSFQTDPYALIRRAMEVVLAQLPPGVALYYEPDGNVWRARAQLGTLRADLQAAVDAGLPFDETQNLRIPQQTRLPHYQSEYDAGTDRLGDLALGIVATATLPVITEGAVRGVFAVALYSLRPWTPADRALLETVVRSLGLALEGAQGVQDLQRRTAELERSNRELEQFAYVASHDLQEPLRTVTSFVELLNRRYGDHGDARAQQYVAHITDGTRRMSQLIQDLLAFSRVTSQGRAPQPVDMNRLMDDVRQDLGTQFAQRGGTLAVDPLPAVRADGTQVRQVMQNLIGNALKFSVPGRAPHIQVRAVREGGRVQFDVQDNGIGIAPEYYDRIFTIFQRLHTREQYEGSGIGLSIARRIVERHGGSIWLDSAIGQGTTFHFTLPAAD, from the coding sequence GTGGTGCCCGCCCCGCCGCTTACCGCCCGCCCGCCCCCCGGCCCGGCACCTGCCGAGGCCGTGATGGCGGAAGCCCACCCCGTTCCTGAACCCGACAGCCCGGCCTGGCAGACGGCCGAACTGGAGGCGCGCACCCGGGCGCTGGAGGGCTTCGCGGACCTCACCCGGGACCTCAGCTTCCAGACCGATCCCTACGCCCTGATCCGCCGGGCGCAGGAACTGGCGCAGTCGCTGCTGCCGCAGGGGTTCGCGGTGTACTACGAGCCCGAGGGCGGCCTGTGGCGCCTGAAATCCCAGGTGGGGGACCTGGGCAGCCCCAGCCTGCAGGCCCTGCTGGACGCCGGGCTGCCGTTCGAGGACACGCAGAACCTGCTGATTCCCTGGCAGAGCGGGCAGCCGCTGTACCAGCAGGCGTACGACATGACCCTGGACCGCCTGACAGGGGAGACGGTCGGGCAGCTGCAGTCCACGGCGACCATTCCCATGCTGGTCGGCGGGGAGCCGCGCGGCGTGTTCGCGTTCGGCCTGAACTCGCCGCTGCCCTGGTCACGCGCCGACCGGGCGGTGCTGGAAAGCATCACCCGCAGCCTGGGCAGCGCCATCGAGCGGGTGGAGCGCACCCGCACGCTGGAAGTGGAACGCGCCGCGCTGGACGCCTTCGTGCAGTTCACGGAAACCGCCGCCGACCTGACGGACGTGCACGCCCTGGCGCAGCAGGCCATCGACGTGCTGCAGCGCACCCTGGGGCCGGTCAGCGCCGCCTACTACGACCTGGAAGGCGGACTCTGGAAGGCCCGGGTGCTGTCCCCGGAGATCCCGGTGCCGGTCGCGGACACGCTCCGGGCGGGCATTCCCATGGACGCGCCCAGTTACGCCGAGGCGCTGCGCACCCGGCAGCTGGTGCTCGTGCCGGCCTGGGAACCGGAGCGGGAGGGCGTGGAGCACTCCGGGATGTACGGCGCGGGCGCCATGTACCCGTACGTCGTGGACGGCGAGCCGCGCGGCATGCTGGGCCTGGGCACCCAGGTCGCGCGGGACTGGACGCCGCGCGAGCAGGCGATCATCCGCGCGGTGGGCCGCAGCCTGGGTCTGGCGCTGGAACGCAGCGAGGCCGCGCACCGCCTGGAACGCCAGAACGCCGAACTGGAGGCGCGCACCCGGGCGCTGGAGGGCTTCGCGGACCTCACCCGGGACCTCAGTTTCCAGACCGATCCCTACGCCCTGATCCGCCGGGCCATGGAGGTCGTGCTGGCGCAGCTCCCGCCCGGCGTGGCGCTGTACTACGAACCCGACGGAAACGTGTGGCGCGCCCGCGCGCAGCTGGGCACCCTGCGCGCGGACCTTCAGGCGGCGGTGGATGCCGGGCTGCCGTTCGACGAGACGCAGAACCTGCGGATCCCGCAGCAGACGCGCCTGCCGCACTACCAGAGCGAGTACGACGCGGGCACCGACCGCCTGGGGGACCTGGCGCTCGGCATCGTCGCGACCGCCACCCTGCCGGTCATCACCGAGGGCGCCGTGCGCGGGGTGTTCGCGGTGGCGCTGTACAGCCTGCGCCCCTGGACGCCCGCGGACCGCGCGCTGCTGGAGACGGTGGTGCGCAGCCTGGGCCTGGCGCTGGAGGGCGCGCAGGGCGTGCAGGACCTGCAGCGCCGCACCGCGGAACTGGAGCGCAGCAACCGGGAACTGGAGCAGTTCGCGTACGTCGCCAGTCACGACCTGCAAGAACCCCTGCGGACCGTGACGAGTTTCGTGGAACTGCTGAACAGGCGCTACGGGGACCACGGGGACGCGCGCGCGCAGCAGTACGTGGCGCACATCACCGACGGCACGCGCCGCATGAGCCAGCTCATTCAGGACCTGCTGGCGTTCTCCCGCGTGACCTCGCAGGGCCGCGCGCCGCAGCCGGTGGACATGAACCGCCTGATGGATGACGTCCGGCAGGACCTGGGCACGCAGTTCGCGCAGCGGGGCGGCACGCTGGCCGTGGACCCCCTGCCGGCCGTGCGGGCCGACGGCACGCAGGTGCGGCAGGTGATGCAGAACCTGATCGGCAACGCCCTGAAGTTCAGCGTGCCGGGCCGCGCGCCGCACATTCAGGTGCGCGCCGTGCGCGAGGGCGGCCGCGTGCAGTTCGACGTGCAGGACAACGGCATCGGCATCGCCCCGGAGTACTACGACCGCATCTTCACGATCTTCCAGCGGCTGCACACCCGCGAGCAGTACGAGGGCAGCGGCATCGGCCTGAGCATCGCGCGGCGCATCGTGGAACGCCACGGCGGCAGCATCTGGCTGGACAGCGCGATCGGGCAGGGCACCACCTTCCACTTCACCCTGCCCGCCGCCGACTGA